A genomic segment from Fusarium fujikuroi IMI 58289 draft genome, chromosome FFUJ_chr04 encodes:
- a CDS encoding related to gamma-butyrobetaine,2-oxoglutarate dioxygenase, whose amino-acid sequence MFPRRLTAYGCRALPRGLSSTRASAQRISLKSTNSQCLTHQRTLTTKNFGIPPLFEPTTTISAQDNNLTISSGDRFIQIQDQKHGGWTRLDATVLRDSCTCTTCVDPASGQKSFATTAIPSDIAIDGIHTTSTGVGISFKNDMYKDHEMILPWSSVDKALGHAPVERMPYPRQDAVYPKTGRTFWDKATIQQRVRKIDYHEFMKRDDAFWHTLLDLSNLGLVFLKNVPHDENSIVDITTRIANIKETFYGRTFDVRAKPDAENVAYTSGYLGLHQDLLYLESPPAIQLLHCMENSCNGGESLFSDGLFAGKLLWLQNSPAVRNLARVKIPYHYEKHGYFYRQQRSLFDVGPDGNLAAVYWSPPFQNQFQVAAVDARAWLEPAQLFDGLINDPDAMFEMKMKPGECVLFDNMRVMHGRNQFDVGGGSRWLRGAYIAREDLVSRVLHVPEALAAEYRNGKEWSRALEDEELKASKWFDKVGRQVESVVDGLKRKGAADLGERDYEVLNLG is encoded by the coding sequence ATGTTCCCTCGAAGGCTGACAGCTTACGGCTGTAGAGCTCTCCCTCGTGGACTCTCATCAACTCGAGCAAGTGCTCAGAGAATCAGCCTCAAATCAACAAACTCACAATGCCTTACGCATCAACGGACGCTCACAACGAAGAACTTTGGGATTCCCCCACTGTTTGAGCCGACAACAACAATCTCAGCCCAAGACAACAATCTCACCATCTCCAGCGGAGACCGTTTCATACAGATTCAAGATCAAAAGCATGGCGGCTGGACACGGCTCGATGCCACTGTTCTTCGCGATAGCTGTACATGCACAACATGCGTCGACCCAGCCTCTGGTCAAAAGAGCTTTGCGACAACAGCAATTCCCTCAGACATCGCCATTGATGGTATCCACACGACTTCAACCGGCGTGGGCATCTCGTTCAAGAACGACATGTATAAAGATCACGAGATGATTCTTCCTTGGAGTTCTGTCGACAAAGCACTTGGCCATGCACCAGTTGAGAGAATGCCATACCCAAGACAAGACGCAGTGTATCCCAAAACAGGGCGTACGTTTTGGGACAAAGCGACTATCCAGCAACGTGTACGAAAGATTGACTATCATGAGTTCATGAAACGCGATGATGCATTCTGGCATACTCTTCTCGATCTATCGAACCTCGGTCTTGTGTTTCTTAAGAACGTACCGCACGATGAGAACTCTATCGTCGATATTACAACACGCATTGCCAATATTAAAGAAACCTTCTACGGCCGCACTTTCGACGTTCGCGCTAAGCCAGACGCCGAGAATGTAGCGTACACAAGCGGTTACCTTGGTCTTCATCAGGATTTATTATACCTTGAGAGTCCACCTGCAATCCAACTTCTTCACTGCATGGAAAACTCGTGCAATGGCGGAGAGTCACTGTTTAGTGATGGGCTGTTCGCTGGAAAGCTACTATGGCTACAAAACTCCCCAGCGGTCAGGAATCTCGCTCGAGTGAAGATTCCATATCACTATGAGAAACACGGATACTTCTATCGTCAGCAGCGATCACTGTTTGATGTTGGGCCAGATGGAAATCTCGCAGCTGTATACTGGAGTCCGCCGTTCCAGAACCAATTCCAGGTTGCAGCTGTCGACGCAAGGGCGTGGCTTGAACCAGCGCAGTTATTCGATGGGCTGATCAACGATCCTGATGCAATGttcgagatgaagatgaagccaGGAGAGTGTGTCCTTTTCGATAACATGAGGGTCATGCATGGACGGAATCAGTTTGACGTTGGCGGAGGATCAAGATGGTTGAGAGGAGCGTACATTGCACGAGAGGATCTCGTTAGTCGTGTTCTCCATGTGCCTGAAGCTTTGGCAGCGGAGTATCGCAATGGCAAGGAATGGAGTCGTGCGCTagaggatgaggagttgAAGGCATCGAAGTGGTTTGACAAGGTCGGCAGACAGGTTGAAAGCGTTGTTGACGGattaaagagaaaaggagcCGCGGACTTGGGAGAAAGGGATTATGAAGTGTTAAACCTGGGATAG
- a CDS encoding probable guanylate kinase: MASPSDRRPLVISGPSGVGKGTLIKMLFSRHPDTFTLSVSHTTRNPREGESDGVEYHFVTKDAFRDLIAKDGFVEHAQFGSNLYGTSKATIEEQTAKGKVVVLDIEMEGVKQVKASSIDARYVFVSPPDTEELEKRLRGRGTETEESIQQRLARAQDELAWAKNAEFDMILVNDDLEKTYQELDAFVYTEKTN, from the exons ATGGCTTCTCCTTCGGACCGTCGACCCCTCGTCATCTCTGGACCTAGCGGTGTCGGAAAGGGCACGCTGATCAAGATGCTCTTCAGCCGTCACCCCGATACCTTTACTCTTTCTGTGTCGCATACTACTCGTAACCCTCGTGAGGGTGAGTCCGACGGCGTTGAGTACCACTTTGTCACCAAGGATGCGTTTCGGGACTTGATCGCCAAGGACGGCTTCGTCGAGCA TGCTCAATTCGGAAGCAACCTCTACGGCACGAGCAAGGCGACCATCGAGGAGCAGACAGCCAAAGGCAAGGTTGTTGTTCTGGACATCGAGATGGAGGGCGTCAAGCAAGTCAAGGCCTCTTCCATCGACGCACGCTACGTATTCGTCTCCCCCCCTGATACcgaagagctcgagaagcgaCTGCGCGGCCGTGGCACCGAGACCGAGGAGAGCATCCAGCAGCGCTTGGCACGTGCGCAGGATGAGCTTGCGTGGGCCAAGAATGCCGAGTTTGACATGATTCTCGTCAACGATGATTTGGAGAAGACATACCAGGAGCTTGATGCTTTTGTCTACACTGAGAAGACCAACTAG
- a CDS encoding related to lanosterol synthase, with product MVANSTGLEGSALKSRKRAADSELEPLLKQGQPFPKQPRISSHLDTTRWRLKDDDSRHTWHYLENDDDAKEWPQSYAEKWYLNLPLDLPDLPTPDNPLAAAENGLDFFEKLQLPSGHWGCEYGGPMFLLPGIVMTWYVTRTPVSSAKATAIYNYISARAHPEDGGWGLHIEGESSVFGTLMNYVALRLLGVDPEDPVLVKARGTLHTMGGALYAPHWAKFWMAVLGLMSWDIVNPVPPEFWLLPDWVPFAPWRWWIHIRMVFLPMGWLYSKRWSCEETDVIRSLKKEVFLEDYAKINWSSHRNSIGAIDNYHPKSCFLNAANWKAEAWASKQVDMEDANTGYACLAPVNAAMNTVMCYARDGPDNYGVKRHIERLEEYLWVKDEGMLANGTNGVQCWDTAFLIQAVFEAGLHKNEKYRPMLMKSLHYLERQQIREDCVDQEVCYRQPRKGGWPFSNRDQGYGVSDCISEALKAIILLQKVGGLPEVLEDRRLFDAVDTLLLYQNDNGGMSSYEKRRGGEWLEMLNAAEVFGRIMIEYDYPECTTACVTALSMFNKHWPDYRTDEVRTLIRTAAEWIKSNQAPDGSWYGSWGICFTYAGMFALESMKHIGQTYATGENSRRGCDFFISKQRADGGWSESYKACETMTYIEHPSGSLVVQTAWALIGLMEAEYPHVEPLRRGIQFIMDRQKPNGEWLQEAIEGVFNKSCMISYPNYKFTFTIKALGMFAKRFPEEKLVPSWAVAENGTNGVKTNGVKTVEIKVNGAKPNGVKTNGVKGKGN from the exons ATGGTCGCAAATTCTACTGGGCTTGAAGGTAGCGCGCTAAAGTCGCGTAAGCGCGCTGCTGACTCCGAGTTGGAACCACTGTTGAAACAGGGTCAGCCATTCCCCAAGCAGCCTCGCATCAGCTCACATCTGGACACGACAAGATGGAGGCTCAAGGACGACGACAGCCGTCACACGTGGCACTACCTTgaaaatgatgatgatgcgaaGGAGTGGCCACAGAGTTATGCTGAGAAATGGTACCTGAATTTGCCTCTG GATCTCCCTGACCTACCCACCCCCGACAACCCATTGGCCGCCGCGGAGAACGGTCTCGACTTTTTCGAAAAGCTTCAACTTCCCAGCGGGCATTGGGGTTGCGAGTATGGCGGACCGATGTTCCTCCTCCCCGGCATCGTCATGACCTGGTATGTCACCAGGACGCCAGTTTCCTCCGCCAAAGCGACCGCGATCTATAACTACATATCCGCACGAGCGCATCCAGAGGACGGTGGCTGGGGACTACATATCGAAGGCGAGAGCAGCGTCTTCGGAACACTGATGAATTATGTGGCCCTTCGACTTCTCGGCGTCGACCCTGAGGACCCAGTTCTGGTCAAGGCCAGAGGAACTCTACACACGATGGGAGGAGCATTGTATGCGCCACACTGGGCCAAGTTCTGGATGGCTGTTTTGGGACTCATGAGCTGGGATATCGTCAACCCTGTGCCACCAGAGTTTTGGTTGCTTCCTGATTGGGTTCCTTTCGCGCCATGGAGATGGTGGATTCACATTCGAATGGTGTTCCTACCGATGGGCTGGCTATACTCGAAACGATGGAGCTGTGAAGAGACTGATGTGATTCGGTCGCTGAAGAAAGAAGTGTTCCTCGAGGATTACGCCAAGATCAACTGGTCAAGCCATCGTAACAGCATTGGCGCTATAGACAATTATCACCCCAAATCATGTTTTCTCAACGCCGCCAATTGG AAAGCCGAAGCATGGGCTAGCAAGCAAGTCGATATGGAGGATGCCAATACAGGCTATGCCTGCTTGGCCCCTGTCAACGCTGCTATGAACACTGTTATGTGCTATGCTCGCGATGGCCCCGATAATTATGGTGTCAAGAGGCATATCGAGCGACTTGAAGAGTATCTTTGGGTCAAGGACGAAGGCATGTTGGCCAACGGCACCAATGGTGTTCAATGCTGGGACACGGCGTTCTTGATTCAGGCTGTTTTTGAGGCTGGCCTTCACAAAAACGAAAAGTACCGGCCTATGCTCATGAAGTCGCTGCACTACTTGGAACGTCAGCAGATTCGAGAGGACTGTGTCGATCAGGAAGTGTGCTATCGTCAACCGCGAAAGGGTGGCTGGCCATTCAGCAACAGGGATCAGGGATACGGTGTCAGTGATTGCATTTCGGAAGCACTCAAGGCTATTATTCTTCTGCAAAAGGTGGGCGGCCTTCCTGAGGTTCTCGAAGATCGACGTCTTTTCGACGCTGTCGATACTCTGCTCCTGTACCAGAACGACAACGGCGGCATGTCCTCATACGAGAAGCGACGAGGAGGCGAATGGTTGGAGATGCTCAATGCCGCTGAGGTTTTTGGCCGTATCATGATTGAATATGACTACCCTGAATGTACAACAGCTTGCGTGACAGCTTTATCCATGTTCAACAAGCACTGGCCAGACTACCGAACAGACGAGGTCAGGACACTTATCCGGACGGCCGCCGAATGGATCAAGTCCAACCAAGCACCTGATGGCAGCTGGTACGGAAGTTGGGGTATCTGCTTCACGTACGCCGGTATGTTTGCGCTTGAAAGCATGAAGCACATCGGCCAGACATACGCAACAGGCGAGAACTCTAGACGCGGTTGCgatttcttcatctccaagcaAAGAGCTGATGGCGGATGGTCAGAAAGCTACAAG GCCTGCGAAACGATGACATACATCGAACATCCTTCAGGCTCCCTTGTTGTTCAAACAGCCTGGGCTCTGATCGGACTGATGGAAGCGGAGTACCCTCACGTGGAACCTCTGAGACGAGGTATCCAGTTCATCATGGACCGTCAAAAGCCCAATGGAGAGTGGCTGCAGGAGGCAATCGAGGGTGTCTTCAATAAGTCATGCATGATTTCGTATCCCAACTACAAGTTCACCTTCACCATCAAGGCCCTTGGCATGTTTGCCAAAAGGTTTCCCGAAGAAAAGCTGGTACCAAGCTGGGCGGTCGCGGAAAACGGAACGAATGGAGTGAAGACAAATGGTGTCAAGACAGTGGAGATAAAGGTGAATGGCGCAAAGCCAAATGGTGTCAAGACCAACGGTGTCAAGGGGAAGGGTAACTAA
- a CDS encoding related to SGT1 protein, giving the protein MSHITLAQQGLAAAEVRNWDEAIEKLSAALKASQNPAWLIARSKALINKKRFQEALDDANLAWHTAYQRNKRPLLIDAHYRRAVAHFRLGQYANADACCVYAMRLVKGFPAVEKEDPAKKNTDENGFYKVTLKDAQEESKTDEINKRQAGAAGALGAESNNVANAKEWRIASTLRMQILFAMDKLPEDDPARKLTTANKPELKELSDVGSKKVETKESAAATKTAPKPTVPADTPVRLQEFQNDTTMTVSIFSKGVNKEKLQVQFSPKSAHLDSIIWPSGDEKPFTLDLWGEIDTDASTYRVTPNKVELALKKKTPGKWAQLKGEAGDYAPDAAAAEEAEKLKVLKDARKKAMDDAAAEASARKETAESTEAKDKAPATQDSSKPAYPSSSRTGPKNWDTIGDDVDSDEEKDVNVFFKKLFKGATPEQQRAMMKSFTESNGTSLSTDWDDVKNRTVETVPPEGVEAKKW; this is encoded by the exons ATGTCACACATCACACTGGCCCAGCAAGGCCTCGCAGCCGCCGAAGTACGCAACTGGGATGAAGCTATCGAGAAGCTCTCAGCCGCCTTGAAGGCCTCGCAGAACCCTGCATGGCTCATCGCTCGATCGAAAGCCCTTATCAACAAGAAGCGCTTCCAAGAGGCCCTCGACGACGCTAACCTGGCTTGGCATACCGCATACCAACGAAACAAACGACCGCTTCTCATCGATGCCCACTACCGTCGGGCTGTCGCCCACTTTCGACTCGGACAATATGCCAACGCCGACGCATGCTGTGTTTATGCTATGCGCTTGGTCAAAGGCTTCCCTGCCGTAGAGAAGGAAGATCCGGCGAAAAAGAACACAGACGAGAACGGATTCTATAAAGTGACATTGAAGGATGCTCAGGAAGAGTCAAAGACAGATGAGATCAACAAGAGACAGGCAGGGGCGGCAGGTGCACTGGGAGCAGAAAGCAACAATGTTGCTAATGCTAAAGAGTGGCGCATTGCGAGCACTTTGCGAATGCAGATCCTGTTCGCTATGGACAAGCTTCCAGAGGATGACCCTGCACGCAAGCTCACCACGGCCAACAAACCCGAGTTGAAGGAGCTATCGGATGTGGGGAGCAAGAAGGTCGAGACTAAGGAATCGGCGGCTGCCACAAAAACTGCCCCCAAGCCTACTGTTCCCGCTGATACCCCAGTACGACTCCAGGAATTCCAGAACGACACCACTATGACAGtatccatcttctccaagggCGTCAACAAAGAGAAGCTCCAGGTCCAGTTCAGCCCCAAATCAGCCCACCTTGACTCTATCATTTGGCCTAGCGGTGACGAAAAGCCGTTCACACTTGATCTGTGGGGTGAGATTGACACAGATGCATCGACATACAGGGTTACGCCCAACAAGGTTGAGCTAGCACTCAAGAAAAAGACACCTGGAAAGTGGGCGCAGCTCAAGGGAGAGGCAGGAGATTATGCTCcagatgctgcagctgctgagGAAGCGGA aaaactcaaggttctcaaagACGCCCGAAAGAAGGCCATGGACGATGCCGCGGCAGAGGCTTCTGCTCGAAAGGAGACTGCAGAGTCTACCGAAGCGAAAGACAAGGCCCCCGCCACGCAAGACTCCTCCAAGCCAGCATACCCCTCGTCGTCTCGTACTGGACCCAAGAACTGGGACACCATTGGCGACGACGTTGACTCTGATGAGGAAAAAGACGTCAACGtgttcttcaagaagctttTCAAGGGCGCCACTCCTGAGCAGCaacgagccatgatgaagagtttCACAGAGAGCAACGGTACAAGTCTTAGCACTGACTGGGATGACGTCAAGAATAGGACTGTTGAGACGGTGCCCCCTGAGGGtgtcgaggccaagaagtggTAG
- a CDS encoding related to ceramide glucosyltransferase translates to MWSSKEVIAGVFLFLAVVVLTVIAIGVRAIFRNFASRPSPSLGDDTPHVTIIRPVKGVEPRLYDCIAASFRQNYPQDKISIRLCLENDTDPAYPILKSVLEDFPDIDARILFEVDDLALGTTPNMGPNPKIRNISRAYREAIGDIVWIVDCNVWMAKGVLRRMVAKLKGHHVGGDSMPYKFVHQLPIVVDLIDYSTPVAADGQPLLAAFSVEDDDSDHMGEGGSRGNPKVWAQGGGRLDEMFMATSHAKFYSAINTSGLAPCAVGKSTMFCKSQLDRATNPSLNPKIPKGKNLPTGVDYFSHNICEDHMIGDVLWNAQFDGYRNHGLVWGDIAVQPMSDMSVKAYTARRSRWLRARKFTVLPATMIEPFTESFVFATYFTFAITTLRIYGIPQTWTAGVITWLTTVTVWMAVDFLGYRHLHSGVTMEVDEDTPRFARGFMNREGIRSHKFSEFLAAWIVREALALPIWAYAVVFGNTVNWRGRRFRIRRDTTVEALDLEEEERSRQVPTPELERGSSQNKQRVD, encoded by the exons ATGTGGTCGTCGAAAGAGGTCATTGCTGGCGTCTTCTTGTTTTTAGCTGTCGTTGTTCTCACCGTAATCGCTATTGGTGTTCGGGCTAT CTTTCGCAACTTTGCTAGCCGGCCTTCCCCCAGCCTGGGTGACGACACTCCTCATGTTACCATAATTCGACCCGTCAAGGGCGTCGAGCCTCGACTCTACGATTGTATCGCCGCATCATTTCGCCAGAACTACCCCCAAGACAAGATTTCCATTCGTCTCTGTCTCGAAAATGACACCGATCCGGCGTACCCGATCCTAAAGAGTGTCCTTGAAGACTTCCCCGATATTGATGCGCGTATCCTGTTTGAGGTAGACGACCTTGCGTTAGGCACGACGCCGAATATGGGACCGAATCCAAAAATTCGCAATATTAGCCGAGCATACCGAGAGGCAATTGGGGATATTGTGTGGATTGTGGATTGCAACGTCTGGATGGCCAAGGGAGTCTTGAGGCGCATGGTTGCTAAGCTTAAAGGCCAtcatgttggtggtgatagCATGCCCTACAAATTTGTTCATCAACTTCCCATTGTTGTTGACTTGATCGACTATTCCACACCGGTTGCAGCAGACGGTCAGCCCCTGTTAGCTGCTTTCTctgttgaagacgatgactcTGATCATATGGGCGAAGGGGGCTCTCGTGGTAATCCCAAGGTTTGGGCTCAGGGCGGTGGAAGACTTGACGAGATGTTCATGGCAACTTCGCATGCCAAATTCTACAGTGCCATCAACACTTCTGGTCTAGCCCCTTGCGCTGTGGGCAAGAGCACCATGTTCTGCAAATCTCAGCTCGATCGCGCGACCAACCCTTCACTGAATCCCAAGATACCCAAGGGCAAGAACCTCCCTACGGGCGTTGATTACTTTTCGCACAATATCTGCGAAGATCATATGATCGGCGATGTCCTTTGGAATGCTCAATTTGACGGTTACAGGAACCATGGGTTAGTCTGGGGTGACATTGCTGTTCAGCCGATGTCGGATATGTCTGTCAAGGCATATACGGCACGCCGCTCTCGGTGGCTCAGAGCGAGAAAGTTCACGGTTCTCCCAGCTACAATGATCGAGCCATTCACGGAATCTTTCGTGTTTGCCACGTATTTTACCTTTGCGATCACCACACTGCGGATATATGGCATTCCTCAGACCTGGACCGCTGGGGTGATTACTTGGCTCACAACGGTCACTGTCTGGATGGCTGTCGACTTTTTAGGCTACCGACATTTGCACTCTGGCGTCACTatggaggttgatgaagacaCCCCTCGTTTCGCCAGAGGTTTTATGAATCGAGAGGGAATCAGAAGTCACAAATTCTCGGAGTTTTTAGCTGCCTGGATTGTCCGTGAAGCTCTAGCTCTACCGATCTGGGCATACGCAGTCGTCTTCGGGAATACGGTGAACTGGCGTGGAAGACGATTCCGTATCCGTAGAGATACAACTGTTGAAGCACTTGacctcgaagaagaagagcggaGTCGTCAGGTGCCGACTCCTGAGCTCGAAAGGGGATCTTCCCAAAATAAGCAACGCGTTGATTGA
- a CDS encoding related to meiotic recombination protein rec12 encodes MDEEAEIAHSIAIPELTQSPQANHTSSATANENTDTNTIINNPNAGTVVTRIEDILAQIISALAAGHELSIPFSARRSTRRAANAQPEQVHFPGRNQQEAVKFARILLILQLSHDALVSGTVLTKRHIFYQHQHLFEKQGQVDDLVDDIAFNLGISRGDLNIVAASKGALAGPLLIRFHDGSTLNPCSGDLGVAIPTVQSISSIDVQNIKWILVVEKDAVFRSLCSSQFWRNCIFGPGVLVTAKGYPDLTTRSFLNFVHTQYPQLPLLGLFDYDPDGVKILRCYRYGSERLSHEADLGIEALRWLGIRSVHLSRGHTDTSLSNYGQPSHVSITSIQCRNPVTYLNGRERAVAISTFKKISLRSQNELEGSELRLELQLMTMLGVKTEIEWLDESGDLCSWLDGEIGEALISERI; translated from the exons ATGGACGAAGAGGCAGAAATTGCTCATTCAATTGCTATACCAGAACTAACCCAGAGTCCCCAAGCTAATCACACATCATCAGCGACAGCGAACGAGAATACTGATACGAATACGATAATTAACAACCCCAATGCTGGAACGGTTGTCACTCGTATTGAGGACATTCTTGCGCAAATCATCAGCGCTTTAGCTGCGGGACATGAGTTATCAATACCATTTTCTGCACGAAGGTCAACACGTCGCGCCGCAAATGCACAGCCAGAACAGGTTCACTTCCCTGGTCGTAACCAACAGGAAGCAGTCAAGTTTG CGCGCATACTTCTCATTCTTCAGCTATCACATGATGCTCTTGTGTCTGGCACCGTTCTGACCAAGCG CCACATATTttaccaacaccagcatctcTTTGAGAAGCAAGGCCAAGTGGATGACCTCGTTGATGACATTGCTTTCAATCTTGGTATCAGTCGTGGGGACTTGAATATT GTTGCAGCATCAAAGGGTGCCCTGGCTGGACCGTTGCTAATACGCTTCCACGATGGGAGTACATTGAACCCTTGTTCGGGAGATCTG GGAGTTGCTATCCCGACTGTTCAGTCAATCTCAAGCATTGATGTTCAAAACATCAAATGGattcttgttgttgagaaagat GCCGTTTTTCGATCGCTCTGCTCGTCCCAATTTTGGAGAAACTGCATCTTTGGTCCTGGAGTGCTTGTCACA GCCAAAGGATATCCTGATTTGACCACGCGTTCGTTCCTGAACTTTGTTCATACACAGTACCCCCAACTGCCGCTCCTGGGGCTATTTGACTACGATCCGGACGGCGTCAAGATCTTGCGATGCTACCGATACGGATCCGAAAGACTGAGCCATGAAGCTGATCTCGGTATAGAAGCATTGCGGTGGCTCGGTATCAGATCAGTGCATCTCTCCCGAGGTCATACTGATACCTCACTCAGTAACTACGGACAACCAAGCCATGTGTCTATCACGTCAATCCAGTGCCGTAATCCCGTCACCTATTTGAATGGCAGAGAGCGGGCTGTAGCTATCTCAACATTCAAGAAGATCAGCCTGCGCTCTCAAaatgagcttgaaggctCAGAATTACGACTCGAGTTGCAACTGATGACAATGCTCGGAGTCAAGACAGA
- a CDS encoding related to tRNA-splicing endonuclease beta chain has protein sequence MAEIQSLNTVSVGTLPTTDSADKRQSQQRGPPLHQIYALPAPIRTFPLPAFYPNNPISFFHVAYAWLGQLWSPPKAEPSVVHNGVWSAATSSVHITDDVSTRALWEQGFYGKGSLSRSEPAWLKREQVRQGLADAHVSEIMTVQRREERMRAKWERARLEQEAIRETRRKEAEEARAREIKAREAKAFEAKERELRARESKDIAEPRFIKSTKPISLSAALPTYESPVSPAALLALPNSLVDIVKPTPIKPVNLPVPTPTHASPVCPATILGMPNSAAEIVEESAIETAEEIDGLGISGVHPTAMGLSVDTLLNGHVMEPIANGILHHDVNSTSVVASSSDEEDNTKPKKRRKSVRFSPTVESTTFHFGDPPSPKRSTSNGTANGLADIRAASPVALNGHNEENSLERTSRPVLKNMEHLQLTPEEAFFLNFGLGVLTVTDPASGAQLSSLDLLRLFRQHSYFPPRVEPADPALQPDDNFLIHYAVYHYFRSLGWVPRAGIKFGVDWLLYAKGPVFDHAEFGLIVVPSYSDALWKEAGKQDPQKTWQWLHGTVRVLSHVTKSLVLVYVDVPPPSKFEKALELGVAEALKLYKVREVMVKRWSANRNRG, from the coding sequence ATGGCTGAGATTCAATCATTAAACACAGTCTCCGTTGGTACCCTGCCTACCACGGATTCCGCCGACAAACGGCAATCCCAGCAGCGAGGGCCCCCATTGCATCAGATCTACGCCCTTCCGGCACCGATCCGCACGTTCCCTTTGCCGGCCTTTTATCCGAACAACCCCATATCCTTCTTCCATGTCGCGTATGCGTGGTTAGGCCAACTATGGTCTCCGCCCAAGGCGGAACCTTCGGTTGTGCATAATGGTGTCTGGTCTGCTGCAACATCATCCGTCCACATCACGGATGATGTTTCTACCCGAGCCTTGTGGGAGCAAGGCTTCTACGGAAAGGGTAGTCTTAGTCGTAGTGAACCAGCTTGGTTAAAGCGTGAACAAGTTCGTCAAGGACTGGCTGATGCACACGTCAGCGAGATTATGACTGTGCAGAGAAGGGAAGAGCGTATGCGTGCCAAGTGGGAACGAGCACGTCTCGAGCAAGAGGCGATTCGAGAGACCCGCCGCAAGGAAGCCGAAGAAGCCAGAGCGAGAGAGATCAAAGCacgagaagccaaagccttTGAAGCCAAGGAACGAGAGCTACGTGCCAGAGAGTCGAAAGACATCGCAGAGCCCAGATTCATCAAATCCACCAAGCCTATCTCGCTGTCGGCTGCCCTTCCAACTTACGAGTCACCTGTCAGCCCTGCTGCGCTTTTGGCTCTGCCAAATTCACTAGTGGACATTGTCAAGCCAACGCCTATCAAGCCTGTCAATCTGCCTGTGCCTACTCCCACGCATGCTTCGCCAGTGTGCCCTGCAACTATTCTAGGCATGCCGAACTCTGCCGCGGAAATTGTCGAAGAGTCGGCCATCGAGACAGCTGAAGAGATTGATGGTCTTGGAATATCCGGAGTCCATCCCACGGCGATGGGTCTGTCTGTGGATACTCTCCTCAATGGTCATGTCATGGAACCAATTGCGAATGGCATTCTTCACCATGATGTGAATAGCACTTCCGTGGTTGCATCTTCGtcagacgaggaagacaacaCTAAGCCCAAGAAGCGACGTAAGAGTGTACGATTCTCGCCAACAGTGGAATCTACCACCTTTCACTTCGGAGATCCCCCTAGCCCCAAGCGTTCGACATCGAATGGCACGGCTAATGGGCTTGCCGATATTCGCGCTGCATCACCCGTGGCTTTGAACGGACACAATGAGGAGAACTCTTTGGAGCGTACTAGCAGGCCAGTACTGAAGAATATGGAACACCTCCAGCTAACGCCGGAGGAGGCTTTCTTTCTAAACTTCGGTTTGGGTGTTCTGACGGTCACTGATCCTGCCTCCGGTGCTCAGCTCTCGTCTTTGGACCTGTTGAGACTCTTCAGACAACATTCATACTTCCCACCTCGTGTTGAACCTGCGGATCCCGCTCTTCAACCTGACGATAACTTCCTCATTCACTATGCAGTGTATCACTACTTCAGATCGCTTGGATGGGTACCTCGCGCAGGCATCAAGTTTGGCGTGGACTGGCTTCTTTATGCCAAGGGTCCAGTCTTTGACCACGCCGAGTTCGGTCTAATTGTTGTGCCATCTTATTCAGATGCCCTGTGGAAAGAGGCCGGAAAACAGGACCCTCAGAAGACATGGCAGTGGCTCCATGGCACGGTGCGTGTCCTGTCACACGTCACCAAGAGTCTTGTTCTGGTGTACGTTGATGTACCACCACCTTCGAAATTTGAGAAGGCTTTGGAGCTGGGAGTCGCTGAAGCATTGAAGCTATACAAAGTCAGAGAAGTGATGGTGAAGCGATGGTCTGCCAACCGTAACAGAGGCTGA